The segment CGCGAGGCCGCCCAGGCCCGCCAGGGGCGCGACCACCAGGTCCGCGATCAGCCACGCACAGCCCAGCCACCAGACGACGACGGCCGCGACCGTCGCGAACGACGGCGCGTCCGCGGGCCAGCCCAGCAGCAGCGCGCACCACGCGGTCAGCAGCGCGATCCCGGCCGCCGCCTGCGCCGCCCCCCGCGCCAGCGCGTGACGACGCGCGCGGCGCAGCAGGCGTCGCGCGTCGTCGCGGAAGCGCAGGGCGGGATCGCGCTCGGTCACGGGTCGCCTTTCAGGGCCGGGTCAGGGCGTAGGTCAGGATGTTGACGGCCATGCGGACCGCCGCCTCGCGCGCCGCGGGCGGGTCGTCGTGGACCTGCGCGTCCTCCAGCCCGTCGCCGATGTCGCTCGACCACGAGTAGAACACGACCAGCCGGCCCTCGCGCTCGATGCCGAAGCCCTGCGCCGGCGCGCCGTCATGCTCGTGGATCTTGGGCAGGCCCGGCAGGTCGTAGAAGCTGTGGTAGATCGGGTGCTCCGAGCCCAGCGGGCGCAGGGGCGACTCCGGGTAGACGCGGGCCATCAGCGCCCGGAACGCGGGGTCGAGGCCGTAGTTGTCGTTGGCGTAGAGGAAGCCGCCCGCGTCCAGGTAGCGGCGCAGCTCGCGCACCTCGCGGTCGTTCAGTTCGATGCCGCCGTGACCCACGAGGTAGAGCAGCGGGTAGCGGTACAGGTCCTCGCTGTCCATCGTCACCGTCGCGGGCGAGTCGGCCGTCTCGACGCCGGTGCGCGCCGCGAACGCGCCCAGCCAGTTCGGCAGGGAGCTGGGGTCGCAGTACCAGTCGCCGCCCGCGTACTGCAGGCGCGCCACGGTGACGGGCGCGGCGAAGCACGACGTCGCCGGCGGCAATACCGCCGCGACCAGCGCCGCGACGACGGCGAACCCCTTGCGAATCCCCGACAGGCGGCTCACGTCGCCCTCCGTTCCGTTTCCGCGTGTTTCAGGTGCGCGGCGCCGGCCGCGCGTCCGCGCGCGGCAGGGTCACCTCGGCGAGGGCCCCGGCGCCGTCGGGCCGGTTGCCCAGCGTGATGGACCCCTGCATCAGCGTCAGGAGGTTGCGGCAGATCGAGAGGCCCAGGCCGGTGCCGCGGCTCTTGGTGGAAAAATAAAGGTCGAACAGGCGATCGGCCACTTCGGGCGACAGGCCCGGCCCGTTGTCGGTCCACAGCAGCGTGACGGTGTCCGGCTTCACGCGCCAGCCGACGGTCACCGCCAGGGGGGCGTGCCCGGCCGTGGCCTGCAGGCTATTCTCCAGCAGGTTGCCGACGACCTTCGCCAGGGAGTCGGCGTGGCCCAGCACCAGGGGCACGTCGTCGTGCTCGAGACCGGCCACGGCCGGTCCCCCGCCGCCGGGGGTGCGGTAACGCGCGACGACGCCGCGCACGACCGCCGGGAAGGACACCGGCGCGCCGGGCGGCGTGTCGGGACGGCCGAGCAGGCTGAACTCCGTGGCGATGGTGCGCAGCAGCTCGACCTGCTCGAGCACCTGGCGCACCGTCGCCTCCAGTAGCTCGTCCAGGTTCTCGGCCCGGTCGCGCCAGGCCTGCTGCAGGAACTGGACCGAGAGCTGGATCGGGGTCAGCGGGTTCTTGATCTCGTGGGCGACCTGGCGCGCCAGCTGCGCGTTCATGGCCAGCCGCTGGTTCTCCAGGAACTCCGTGACGTCCTCGAACACGAGCATGCGGTCGCGCCGGCCGCCGGGCAGGTCCAGCGGCGCGAGCCGGCCGCGCAGGGTCCGCGAGCGGCCGGGCGCGGTCAGTTCCGCCTCGCCGGGCTCTTCGGGGATGCGCCCGCGGAAGCCGGCCAGCAGTCGCGACGCGCGCGCGTCGTCGCCGGGCAAGTCGTCACCGAGCAAGTCGCCGCCGCCGCCCTCGCCTGCGTAGAAGGCGTCGATGATGGCGCGCGCCGCGGGGTTCACCGTGACGACCCGGTCGTCGGCGTCGAACACCGCGACGCCGACCGGGACGCGCTCGAGCAGTCGGGCGAGGAAGCGCTCGCGCTCGGCCAGCGCCCGCTGCGCGGTCTGCAGGTCGTCGCGCATGGCGCCGAAGCTGGCGCTCAGCCGCCCGATCTCGTCGCGGCCGGGCTCGGGCAGCGGCGCCGCGAAGTCGCCCGCGGCGAGCCGGCGCGTCGCGTCGACCAGCACGCGCACCGGGTCGAAGATCTTCCACGTCAGCACCAGCGCGAGCAGGGCGGCGGTCACGAAGATCAGCGTGGCCAGGCCGGCCAGGAACAGGACCGTGCGTTCGCCCTGCCCGGCGAAGTCGCGCGCCCGCGCCGAGAAGGTCACCGCCAGGGCGGCGGGCAAGCGCCCCAGCCGCAGCGACCCGGTCTCGTCCTCGAAGGAGAGTGCGGGCAGGCTCAGCAGGCCGGTCCAGGCGTGCGGGCGGCCCGGCGTGGGCTGGACGTGGATGTTGCCCGGCTGGCGGCGCAGCCGGTCGAGGGTGGACGCGGCGAGCACCAGCGGCGTGCGGCCGGCGAAGACCTGTTCGGGGTGGCTGGCCAGCAGCGCCTCGCCGCCGGCGTAGAGCGTCGCCTCGCCCTGGATGACGTCGCCGAGCCCCGACATCAGGTCGGTGTCGACGCGCTGGCGGTAGAAGAACCAGCCGTCGCGGCGGCGGGCCACCGGTCCGTCGGTCGACGACCCGTCGCCGGCGGCGGTGTCCCCGGGCGCCGCCGAGAGGTCCACCGGGATCAGCGTGCCCAGGTACACGCCCTGGTCGTCGCGGATCAGCACGAGCGAGGACGAGCGGGCCTGCTCCAGCAGCAGCGCCGCCTCGTCGCGGTCGAGGTCGCTGAGCGTCTCGTCCAGCAGCAGGTCGCCGTCGGCGGTGAAGATCATGCCCTGGCGCGAGGAGAAGGGCCCCAGCGGCCGCTGGCCGGAGAGGCGGCTGGCCAGCAGGTCGGCGATGTAGTCGCTCGCCGCCAGGGCGCGGGCCTGCTCCGCCAGCAGACCCTGCAGCTGCTCCTCGGCCGCCTCCATGCCGCCGCGCGCCACGTCGCGCGCGCCCTCGGCGAGCCACTCGCGGCTAAGGCGGTCGATGAAGGTGCCGGCCAGCAGCAGCGGCAGCAGCCCCAGCACCAGCGACACCGCGAGGAAGCGTTCCTGGAAGCCCAGCCCGCCCGGGGTGCGGCGGCGCAGCAGCAGGGCCGCGACCAGCGCGACCGACCCCAGCCCGCCCGCCAGCAGCAGGTCCAGCAGGGCCAGGCGCGACAGGTCCAGCAGGCGGTCGCCGAAGCTCGGGATGCGCACGCCCAGCAGGAAGCCCTCCCCGCCGTCGCCGTCGCGCCAGAGGCAGCGGTAGGGCTGCCCTTCCAGGCGGATGCGCCCCCAGCCGCCGACGGCCCGCAGGCGGGCGATCGCCGCCTCGGAACCGCTGTCGGGCGCCGGCGCCCCGCCGGTGTCGCGCCAGCCGCGGGCGTCGCCGCGCATCAGCAACAGCGGCTGGTCGACCTCGAGCCGGGGCGTGTAGCCGCCCGCGGCGGCGTCGACGTCCGCGCCGGACAGCCGGTCCAGGAGCGTCGCGCAGCGCAGGGACCGCGCCGGCAACTCGAGGCTGATCCAACCCACGCCGCCGGGTCCGACCACCTCGCCCCGCAGCACGTGCTCGTCGCCGGCCGCGTAGCGCCGGCTCTCGGTCTGCAGGTACAGGG is part of the bacterium genome and harbors:
- a CDS encoding ATP-binding protein translates to LWLLAGLVTWLRQAFPGATADRGPGAVGSLLDPTYFATRWGGGLFASALDALLTCALAAVVLAVAAAGFRRFRSGRVAGSRGRDRALALVAAVAAVGMLWLLAELATHLAEGANARLIGPKVPLGHLAFWVLHLSLLLPALGLAAWLVGAVDGLRGRWRPAADDPVRRLAWLLPVLAAAAWNYVALARGYAAGEAAWLQAKAVEIVQPQQDWVRFLMEDLLAELSVSAAELRDVPDAHAPDAAALWRHWSAYTLWREARIDELRLPCLLELLDDDGVPVSRFASGFFRDQGYEIGSRSAWESGRPLNLGPGRSAPLYLQTESRRYAAGDEHVLRGEVVGPGGVGWISLELPARSLRCATLLDRLSGADVDAAAGGYTPRLEVDQPLLLMRGDARGWRDTGGAPAPDSGSEAAIARLRAVGGWGRIRLEGQPYRCLWRDGDGGEGFLLGVRIPSFGDRLLDLSRLALLDLLLAGGLGSVALVAALLLRRRTPGGLGFQERFLAVSLVLGLLPLLLAGTFIDRLSREWLAEGARDVARGGMEAAEEQLQGLLAEQARALAASDYIADLLASRLSGQRPLGPFSSRQGMIFTADGDLLLDETLSDLDRDEAALLLEQARSSSLVLIRDDQGVYLGTLIPVDLSAAPGDTAAGDGSSTDGPVARRRDGWFFYRQRVDTDLMSGLGDVIQGEATLYAGGEALLASHPEQVFAGRTPLVLAASTLDRLRRQPGNIHVQPTPGRPHAWTGLLSLPALSFEDETGSLRLGRLPAALAVTFSARARDFAGQGERTVLFLAGLATLIFVTAALLALVLTWKIFDPVRVLVDATRRLAAGDFAAPLPEPGRDEIGRLSASFGAMRDDLQTAQRALAERERFLARLLERVPVGVAVFDADDRVVTVNPAARAIIDAFYAGEGGGGDLLGDDLPGDDARASRLLAGFRGRIPEEPGEAELTAPGRSRTLRGRLAPLDLPGGRRDRMLVFEDVTEFLENQRLAMNAQLARQVAHEIKNPLTPIQLSVQFLQQAWRDRAENLDELLEATVRQVLEQVELLRTIATEFSLLGRPDTPPGAPVSFPAVVRGVVARYRTPGGGGPAVAGLEHDDVPLVLGHADSLAKVVGNLLENSLQATAGHAPLAVTVGWRVKPDTVTLLWTDNGPGLSPEVADRLFDLYFSTKSRGTGLGLSICRNLLTLMQGSITLGNRPDGAGALAEVTLPRADARPAPRT
- a CDS encoding DUF4159 domain-containing protein, which translates into the protein MSRLSGIRKGFAVVAALVAAVLPPATSCFAAPVTVARLQYAGGDWYCDPSSLPNWLGAFAARTGVETADSPATVTMDSEDLYRYPLLYLVGHGGIELNDREVRELRRYLDAGGFLYANDNYGLDPAFRALMARVYPESPLRPLGSEHPIYHSFYDLPGLPKIHEHDGAPAQGFGIEREGRLVVFYSWSSDIGDGLEDAQVHDDPPAAREAAVRMAVNILTYALTRP